Proteins encoded in a region of the Muntiacus reevesi chromosome 19, mMunRee1.1, whole genome shotgun sequence genome:
- the CD164 gene encoding sialomucin core protein 24, translating to MSGLSRPLLLAVGCLATLCVITAAGNTTLAPNVTTPSSPPPTTTTVPVSPTTLTPPLVTTPAPDICGSRNSCISCFDGNATCFWIECKGKSYCSDNSTVSDCKVVNTTGFCSVPTATPTPTNSTAKTTTLPSTTTTSTTATTSGTTNTTLTPTTQPMRKSTFDAASFIGGIVLVLGVQAVIFFLYKFCKSKERNYHTL from the exons ATGTCTGGGCTCTCTCGCCCGCTGCTTTTGGCCGTTGGTTGCCTGGCCACGCTCTGCGTAATTACCGCGGCTGGGAACACCACCCTGGCCCCGAACGTGACTACACCCTCGTCTCCACCGCCCACCACCACGACAGTCCCGGTGTCACCGACGACTCTCACGCCGCCGCTGGTCACCACTCCAGCACCAG ATATCTGTGGAAGCCGAAACAGTTGTATTTCCTGTTTTGATGGTAATGCTACCTGCTTTTGGATAGAATGTAAAG GTAAAAGCTACTGTTCAGATAATTCAACAGTTAGTGATTGCAAGGTGGTGAACACCACAGGATTCTGTTCTG tgcCCACTGCCACACCAACGCCAACCAATTCTACAG CTAAAACCACAACTCTGCCTTCCACTACTACAACTTCCACCACAGCTACTACATCAG GTACAACTAATACCACTTTAACTCCAACTACACAACCTATGCGGAAGTCTACCTTTGATGCAGCCAGTTTCATTGGAGGAATTGTCCTTGTCTTGGGTGTGCaggctgtaattttctttctctataaattCTGCAAATCTAAAGAACGAAACTACCACACTCTGTAA